One window of the Shewanella cyperi genome contains the following:
- a CDS encoding SirB2 family protein: METFYSMYPAVKHLHLTLIGVSVLFFMVRFVMKMRESALLERKLFKVAPHVIDTFLLLSGLTLCLLIKQYPFVDTWLTEKIMAVVAYILLAIMAMKSNRGKLFRSFAFLGALAWVVYAAKMAHFKQAILLAS, encoded by the coding sequence ATGGAAACTTTTTACAGCATGTATCCTGCCGTTAAGCACCTGCACCTGACCCTGATTGGCGTCAGCGTGCTGTTTTTTATGGTGCGCTTTGTAATGAAGATGCGCGAGTCCGCCCTGCTTGAACGTAAGCTGTTCAAGGTGGCGCCCCATGTGATAGACACCTTTCTGCTGCTGTCGGGCCTGACCCTGTGTCTGCTGATCAAACAATACCCCTTTGTCGACACCTGGTTGACCGAGAAGATCATGGCGGTGGTGGCCTATATACTGCTGGCCATCATGGCGATGAAATCCAATCGCGGTAAACTGTTCCGCTCTTTCGCCTTTCTCGGCGCCCTGGCCTGGGTGGTGTATGCCGCCAAGATGGCCCATTTCAAACAAGCGATTCTGCTGGCTTCATGA
- the prmC gene encoding peptide chain release factor N(5)-glutamine methyltransferase, protein MTTQATIGEALQWAFVQLQNVSDSANIDAETLMQYCLGKPRSYLYAWPERALTQEQWKHFEQMVQRRAQGRPVAHIVGEREFWSLPFMVNDSTLIPRPDTEILVETALNLTLPDNARVLDLGTGTGAIALALASERPHWRITALDKVEDAVALAMANRENLGLSRVEILQSDWFGAVKDRDFDLIVSNPPYIDEQDEHLSQGDVRFEPISALTAADEGFADLFHIAANARDFLRPGGYLLLEHGYAQALALRERLTELGYDKVATVRDFGSNDRCTLGRWQPR, encoded by the coding sequence TTGACCACCCAAGCCACCATAGGCGAGGCCCTGCAATGGGCCTTCGTGCAATTGCAGAACGTCAGCGACTCGGCCAACATAGATGCCGAAACCCTGATGCAGTATTGTCTCGGCAAACCCCGCAGTTATCTCTATGCCTGGCCCGAGCGGGCCCTGACCCAGGAGCAGTGGAAGCACTTCGAGCAGATGGTGCAGCGCCGTGCTCAGGGGCGCCCCGTGGCCCATATTGTCGGTGAGCGCGAGTTCTGGTCCTTGCCCTTTATGGTCAATGACAGCACCCTTATTCCCCGTCCCGACACGGAAATTCTGGTGGAAACCGCCCTCAATCTGACCTTGCCGGACAATGCCCGGGTGCTGGATCTGGGCACGGGCACAGGTGCCATTGCCCTGGCACTGGCGTCCGAGCGTCCACATTGGCGCATCACGGCCCTGGACAAGGTCGAAGATGCGGTGGCCCTTGCCATGGCCAATCGCGAAAATCTGGGCCTGTCCCGGGTGGAAATACTGCAAAGCGACTGGTTCGGCGCCGTCAAGGATAGAGACTTTGACCTGATAGTCTCCAATCCACCCTATATCGATGAGCAGGATGAACATCTGAGCCAGGGCGATGTGCGCTTTGAGCCCATCAGTGCCCTGACCGCCGCCGATGAAGGCTTTGCCGATCTGTTCCATATCGCGGCCAACGCCCGCGACTTCCTCCGTCCCGGCGGTTATTTGTTGCTGGAGCACGGTTACGCCCAGGCGCTGGCACTGCGGGAACGCCTGACCGAACTTGGCTATGACAAGGTCGCCACCGTGCGGGATTTTGGCAGCAATGACCGCTGCACCCTGGGGCGCTGGCAGCCCCGATAG
- a CDS encoding transglutaminase family protein gives MSDFCLDSGISLPETPLAVIEHLGLGDKAQAQWAWYELSGAVLSHYLVDQTQRFKALLNWFYRDLGFSCHSDYFGLDAANFSLCLHRRQGNSTCLAVILMLLGKQLDLKLDALLLPGMTVLVWRQGKQPLYLDPLTGELLSRQRLHAIVRGELGNSAPFKPTYLKGATVKQLLSRMLHELKAGAIVAHKFEAALECCNLLMQWYPEDASLNRERAFIAQQLGAIQVAVSDLRHFIDMSPHDPVVELVKLQLRELKEQQQILH, from the coding sequence ATGAGTGATTTTTGTCTCGATAGCGGGATTTCCCTGCCGGAAACCCCGCTGGCTGTTATTGAGCATTTGGGACTGGGCGACAAGGCCCAGGCCCAGTGGGCATGGTACGAATTATCCGGCGCGGTACTGAGCCACTACCTGGTGGATCAAACCCAAAGATTCAAGGCGCTGCTGAACTGGTTTTACCGGGATTTGGGTTTCAGCTGCCACAGCGATTACTTCGGTCTTGATGCCGCCAACTTCAGCCTGTGCCTGCACCGGCGCCAGGGCAACAGCACCTGCCTGGCCGTGATACTCATGTTGCTCGGCAAACAGCTGGATCTAAAACTGGATGCCCTGCTGCTGCCGGGCATGACGGTTCTGGTTTGGCGCCAGGGCAAGCAACCCCTGTACCTGGATCCGCTGACCGGCGAGCTGCTCAGCCGCCAACGCCTGCACGCCATAGTGCGCGGAGAGCTGGGCAACAGCGCACCGTTCAAACCCACTTATCTGAAGGGCGCCACGGTTAAGCAACTGCTCAGCCGCATGCTGCACGAGCTCAAGGCCGGTGCCATAGTGGCCCATAAATTTGAGGCGGCGCTGGAGTGTTGTAATCTTTTGATGCAGTGGTATCCGGAAGATGCCAGCCTTAACCGCGAGCGGGCCTTTATCGCTCAGCAACTGGGCGCCATTCAGGTGGCGGTCAGCGATCTGCGCCACTTTATCGATATGAGCCCCCACGATCCCGTGGTGGAACTGGTGAAGTTGCAGCTGCGTGAGCTTAAAGAACAACAGCAGATACTGCACTGA